AGTGTAGTGCTTTTCAATTTCTAACAAATCACCAAAACTATAAAAAATTGAGTTCATAATTTGATTTTCACAACTGTATCTAGCGCCAATGGTAAAAATTAATCCTTCAGCTTTCGCCGCGATAATATGACTTGAGTAGTCCTTTGTTGACTCTGACATGTTGGAAAGAAAATTGTGAGCGATGAACTGGCCATCTTTTTCAATAGTTAGCTCAATATCAGAAACACTACAATTATTGCTATCAACTTTAGGAACACTAAAAAGCAAATTGAACGAATGTGCTCGGTTTTCTTTAATCCCCATCTGAGCAACATGCACACCAAAACCTGTTAGTTCAGATAAAGGAATTTCTTTAACATCGGAACTAGCACTACCCTGAAAAGGTATTATAAGAATTAAAATTAGTGCAGGCAGTCTACGCACCATTCCTCCGTGAAATATAACGCCCGCCACAAACGCGAGCAACGTGTTGCGAGTCGAGCGCCCAAAGGGCGCGTTTTGATGACGATTGTTAGCACTTAGCCACCGATGTATGCAATTTGATATGTCTGGTCAAAGTTTTCAATTAACCTGTCCAGAGTTGCCAAGTTCATTTCATTGGGTTTAAAGCCCTTACCGTACTTAGCAACGTTATCTCTATGAAACTTTAGTTTGGAAAGATCCTTTTCCAAAAAACCAGCTGTAGCCAAAACATAATCGTTCCAGAGAAAAGGCGAATTACGTTGCTGCTCGTCGGGTAACAGCACAGCTGAAACAATTTCAAGAGCTTTACTACTTTCACCAGAAAAAGCGTACATTTGCAATAAATGCGATTTAAGCGATGTTTGGTTAGCATTGTTTTCAAGAATATATTTGTCTATCAGAATGGCAGCTTCGCTGTAGCATTTCTTATTCTCTAACACCCGCCAACCCTTACCGGGCGTTTGATCAAATTGCTCATACGTCAGTTTCAAATCATTAGTTATTCCGTTTATCAGTAATGAGTTACATTCGGCTTTTACTTCTAATGCGGAAAAAATCAGTAGAGCGAAGATAATTGTTCGGCTCATGCGTAAATCCTTTTAGTGCTAACGCAAAGCACACGGGGGACGACCGCGTAGCGGTTGGCATCCCAGCGGCCGCAGGCCGCGAGTGCTGCGCCTTGTTAGCTTCAATTGAACTCGTACTCTTTGTCACCTAGAGTGATAATAGTCTTTATCCCTCGATTCATAAGTTCGAAGCCAAGATGAGTCGGCTTTTGAGCCCCTGATGGCATATAAGAAACAAATACATCGACATTTTGGTAAAAGCAAAGCTTGACCAAAAAAATGCCAAAATTATCAGGTTTAGTAAATTGGTAATAAAAAACTTCGAGATTGTCTCCATATTTCGGTTCGTCGGCCAGCTCAACTCGTACCTTTTCTTTTATAAAAGCCTTGAATGCCTTTGGGTTTTGCTCATTTGTATGAAGAAACCCTAGATAGGGCTTCAGCACACCGTAGAATTTCTGTTTGAAATGGTGATGGTAAATTCCATATGCGATGTGGCTGAAACAGTTAATTAATCTTTCATAGTCGGGAGTACCCCAAAGAATTTCGATGAATTTGTTTTCATCCCCTATTCTCACAAGCTCTTTTCGGAGAAACACTTTTTCCAATAACTTGTATGATGTTCTTCTTAATGCTCTTTGGATCTTCCCGCTGTAATGCTGATAGCCGATTGAGTTATTGCCAATTATTCCGGCGATGCTAACCATCAAGAATTCATCGTCATGTGATTTTTTTCCATTGTGCTCATCGCATGAAGGAACAGTAATTAAGTTAACCCTTAAGTTTTTCTTGGCGTCTTTAAATTCCGGGAATAAGC
This portion of the Shewanella amazonensis SB2B genome encodes:
- a CDS encoding protein-tyrosine phosphatase family protein; this encodes MQKEQCYMCEKSATSAEHVPPKCLFPEFKDAKKNLRVNLITVPSCDEHNGKKSHDDEFLMVSIAGIIGNNSIGYQHYSGKIQRALRRTSYKLLEKVFLRKELVRIGDENKFIEILWGTPDYERLINCFSHIAYGIYHHHFKQKFYGVLKPYLGFLHTNEQNPKAFKAFIKEKVRVELADEPKYGDNLEVFYYQFTKPDNFGIFLVKLCFYQNVDVFVSYMPSGAQKPTHLGFELMNRGIKTIITLGDKEYEFN